A single genomic interval of Rhododendron vialii isolate Sample 1 chromosome 3a, ASM3025357v1 harbors:
- the LOC131319577 gene encoding remorin-like, with translation MAEVQEPKKVESETPSEPPPPPAPAPAPEPTEAPTDVAEEKSVIPPPPPPPEEKPDDSKSLAVVGHIPDSVDEKPVEEKPAEGSINRDAVLARVATEKRISLIRAWEESEKSKAENKAQKKLSEIGAWENTKKANVDAELKRMVEKLEKQKATYVETMKNKVAIIHKEAEEKRAIIEARRGEDLLKAEEIAAKYRATGTAPKKLLGCF, from the exons atggcaGAAGTTCAGGAGCCCAAGAAGGTTGAATCTGAGACCCCGTCGGAGCCTCCACCTCCTCCGGCTCCGGCCCCTGCTCCAGAACCCACCGAAGCTCCGACAGACGTAGCTGAGGAGAAATCCGTCATTCCACCACCTCCCCCTCCTCCAGAAGAAAAACCCGATGACTCCAAATCCCTCGCCGTCGTCGGAC ATATTCCAGATTCTGTGGATGAGAAACCTGTAGAAGAGAAACCTGCTGAGGGTTCTATCAACAGAG ATGCTGTTCTGGCCCGAGTTGCCACAGAGAAGAGGATATCTCTAATCAGAGCATGGGAAGAAAGTGAGAAGTCAAAAGCAGAAAACAA AGCACAGAAAAAGCTATCTGAAATTGGAGCATGGGAGAACACCAAGAAAGCTAATGTAGACGCTGAGTTGAAAAGGATGGTG GAGAAACTGGAGAAACAAAAGGCTACGTACGTGGAGACCATGAAAAACAAGGTAGCAATCATCCACAAGGAAGCAGAAGAAAAGAGGGCAATCATCGAAGCCAGACGTGGCGAAGATCTTCTCAAGGCGGAGGAGATAGCGGCCAAGTATCGTGCCACTGGAACTGCTCCCAAGAAACTGCTTGGGTGCTTTTGA
- the LOC131319576 gene encoding transcription factor MYB17-like isoform X2, translated as MEVKTFLNGGGEHVVAAEKLIYWLKLGGGESLSRCGKSCRLRWSNYLRPDIKRGPFTPEEESTIIQLHGMLGNKWAAIASQLPGRTDNEVKNFWNSHLKKRYLFLGLNMQASKLSPSFQKSIDMKPKSPSTAHMAQWESARVEAEARLSMDSVLNPPSTGKTDSDFFLRLWNSEVGESFRKINEQYGRESQSPKTSQTSSSMKVGSGSGDQKCLEEYKSPKSFTDDLMVGSDSSNSYELEDDSSDSALKMLLDFPGGNDMGFLQGQPDDVSIFL; from the exons ATGGAAGTGAAAACATTCCTCAATGGTGGTGGAGAACATGTTGTGGCAGCAGAGAAATTGATTTACTGGTTGAAACTTGGGGGTGGAGAAA GTCTCAGTCGATGCGGAAAGAGCTGTCGGCTCCGGTGGTCAAACTATCTTCGCCCCGACATTAAACGGGGTCCCTTCACTCCTGAAGAAGAGAGTACTATTATCCAGCTTCATGGCATGCTTGGtaacaa gtGGGCTGCCATTGCTTCCCAGCTACCAGGAAGAACAGACAACGAGGTTAAAAACTTCTGGAACTCCCATCTAAAGAAGCGCTACTTATTTTTGGGCCTTAACATGCAGGCCTCCAAACTATCCCCTTCCTTCCAAAAGTCGATCGATATGAAACCCAAGTCCCCATCAACTGCCCACATGGCACAGTGGGAGAGCGCCAGGGTAGAGGCTGAAGCCCGTTTGTCGATGGACTCGGTTCTCAATCCACCGTCAACTGGTAAAACAGACTCCGATTTCTTCCTTCGTCTATGGAATTCTGAGGTCGGCGAATCATTCCGAAAGATTAACGAACAGTATGGAAGAGAAAGCCAAAGCCCAAAAACATCTCAAACATCCTCATCGATGAAAGTTGGGTCTGGTTCTGGTGACCAAAAATGCCTGGAGGAGTATAAGAGTCCCAAAAGTTTCACAGATGATTTGATGGTGGGTTCAGACTCCTCGAATTCGTATGAATTAGAAGACGACTCTTCGGATTCAGCGTTGAAGATGCTGCTAGATTTCCCGGGTGGCAACGATATGGGATTCCTACAAGGACAGCCAGATGATGTCTCCATTTTCCTTTAA